The following DNA comes from Novosphingobium sp. PP1Y.
ACCCAACCCGCAGGGCGGGCGAGAGAACTGGGAAGCGGTGGATTTCCTGCGCGCCACCAACCGCGCGCTTTACGGCACGCATCCCGGCTTTATGACATTCGCCGAGGAATCCACTGCATGGCCCGGCGTCACCCAGCCTGCCTACGACTCCGCAGAAGGGGAACGGCCGACCGCGCTGGGTTTCGGCTTCAAGTGGAACATGGGCTTCATGCACGATACGTTGCAGTACATGAGCCGCGATGCCGTGCACCGGCGCTATCACCATCAGGACATCACTTTTGGCCTGATGTACGCCTTCAGCGAGAACTTCGTCCTGCCGCTCAGCCATGACGAGGTCGTCCACGGCAAGGGCTCGCTGCTCAACAAGATGAGCGGCGACGACTGGCAGAAGTTCGCCAACCTGCGTGCCTACTATGCGCTCATGTGGGGGTATCCCGGCAAGAAGCTGCTGTTCATGGGGCAGGAATTCGCCCAGCGCCGCGAATGGAGCGAGGAGCGCGCGCTGGACTGGGAACTGTGCGACGCCCCCGCGCACGAAGGCATCCGCAATCTGGTGAAGGATCTCAATCGCCTCTACCGCCAGAAGCCCGCGCTTCATGCAGGCGATTGCGACGCGGGGTGCTTTGAATGGCTCATCGTCGACGATTCCCAGAATTCGGTCTTCGCGTGGCTGCGCAAGGCGCCGGGCGCGAAGCCGGTTGCGGTGATATCCAACATGACCCCGGCGCTGCGTAGCGGGTATCGCGTGCCGCTGCCGCACGAGGGCAAGTGGAACGAGATCCTCAACAGCGATTCCGCGCATTACGGCGGATCGGGCAAGGGGAACCTGGGGCAGGTGAAGTCCGAAGGCGGTGCGGCGACGGTGACCTTGCCGCCGCTGGGTACTATCATGCTCGAATATGCGGGCTGAAGCAGGAGAGGGGTGATGAGAAGTCCGATCGGTCAGCCGCTTGCGCGCGATGCCATGGCCTATGTCCTTGCCGGTGGGCGGGGCAGCCGTCTGGCGGAACTGACAGACAATCGCGCCAAGCCTGCGGTCTATTTCGGCGGGAAGACGCGGATCATCGACTTCGCCCTTTCCAATGCGATCAATTCGGGCATTCGCCGCATCGGCGTCGCCACGCAGTACAAGGCGCATAGCCTGATCCGCCACATGCAGCGGGCGTGGAACTTCATGCGCCCCGAACGCAACGAGAGTTTCGACATCCTGCCCGCCAGCCAGCGCATTTCCGAAATGCTGTGGTACGAAGGCACGGCCGATGCGGTGTTCCAGAACATCGACATCATTGCCGCCCACGGGCCGAAGTACATGGTCATCCTCGCCGGGGACCACGTCTACAAGATGGACTATGAGCTGATGCTGCAGCAGCACGTCAACTCGGGCGCGGACGTCACTGTCGGCTGTCTTGTCGTGCCGCGCATGGAGGCGACCGGTTTCGGCGTCATGCACGTGGACAAGGACGATTGCATCACTGCCTTCGTCGAGAAACCGGCCGACCCGCCGGGCATTCCCGGGCAGGAGGACATGGCGCTCGCTTCGATGGGCATCTACGTCTTCGAGACCGAATTCCTGTTCGACCAGCTGCGCCGTGATGCCGACGATCCCAATTCCAAGCGCGATTTCGGCGGGGACATCATTCCCTACATCGTCAAGCACGGGAAAGCGCAGGCCCACCGTTTCACGAATTCGTGCATTCGCGCGGCCGAGGAGATCGAGGAGTACTGGCGCGACGTCGGTACGGTGGATGCCTATTTCGAGGCCAACCTCGACCTGACGGACACCGTGCCAAAGCTCGACATGTACGATCGCGACTGGCCGATCTGGTCGGATGCGGTGGTCGCCGCACCGGCCAAGTTCGTCCATGACGAGGAAGGGCGGCGCGGCATGGCGATCTCCTCGCTGATCTCCAACGACTGCATCGTCTCGGGCGCCACCGCGCGCCGGTCTCTGCTGTTCACCGGGGTCAAGATGGGCAGCTATTCCAGCGTCGATGAAGCGGTGATCCTGCCGTACTGCAATATCGGCCGCAAGGCGCGGCTAAGCCGGGTCATCATCGATTCCGGCGTGCGTATCCCTGAGGGTCTCGTCGTGGGCGAGGACCCGGTTCTCGATGGCCGACGCTTTCGCCGTACCGAGAACGGGGTGTGCCTCATCACCAAGCCGATGATCGATCGACTGGAGCAGTAAGGGCGTGACGTTGAAAGTCCTGAGCGTCGCTTCCGAAGCGGTTCCGTTGATCAAGACGGGCGGTCTGGCCGACGTGGCCGGGGCGCTTCCGGGTGCCGTGGCCGATCACGACGTGGCGATGACGACCCTGCTTCCCGGTTACCCTTCCGTGCTCAAGGCCCTGGCCCGGGCCAGGGCGGTGCACCAGTGGGATTCGCTGCTCGGTTCGCCGGCGCGGCTGTTGTCGGGCAAGATCGGCGCCAAGGGCGCAGAGCATCCGCTGCTGGTGCTCGATGCGCCCGAACTCTTCACGCGGGACGGGGCACCGTACAGCGACGTTTCGGGCAAGGACTGGAGCGACAACTGGCGGCGTTTTGCAGCGCTTGGCCGCGCTGCAGCCGATATTGCCGGGGGCGCCATGATAAGGCGCGGCAAGCCGCAGGGCTTTGACCTCGTCCATGCGCACGACTGGCAGGCTGCGATGGCCTGCGCCTATCTGCGCTTCGCGCCCTATGGCGTTGCGCGCATCCCATCGGTGGTGACGATCCACAACATGGCCTTCCAGGGCTGGTTCGGTCGGGAGATCTTCGCGCAGCTCGGCCTGCCGCCCAAGGCCTGGACGATGGACGGCGTGGAGTATCACGGCGGCGTCGGCATGTTGAAGGCGGGGCTCGCCTCGGCCGATGCAGTGACCACGGTCAGCCCCACTTACGCGCGTGAGATCCGCTCCGGGACGTTCGGCATGGGGCTGGAGGGCCTGATCATCGCGCGCGGCAATGCGGTTTCGGGCATCCTCAACGGCATCGACACCGATGTGTGGAATCCCGCCACCGACAAGGCGCTGGCCTCTACCTTCACGGCGCGTACGCTGGAGCGGCGCATGGCGAACAAGCGCGCGCTGGAAGCCGATTTCGATCTCGACGAGGACGATGGCCCGCTGTTCATCGTCGTCAGTCGCCTGACCTGGCAGAAGGGCATGGACGTCCTGCCCGAAGTGCTCGACCACCTCGTCGGCATCGGCGGCAGGTTGGCGCTGCTCGGCTCGGCCGATCCCCATATCGAACATCAGCTGTTCGAAGGCGCCGCGCGTCACCCCGGCCGGATAGGCATCCGCATCGGTTACGACGAGGACCTGTCGCACCGGATGCAGGGCGGGGGCGATGCAATCCTTGTGCCTTCGCGCTTCGAGCCTTGCGGGCTGACCCAGCTTTATGGCCTGGCTTATGGCTGCATCCCGGTTGTCTCGCGCACCGGCGGTCTGGCCGACACGGTGATCGACGCCAACCCGGCCGCGCTTGCCGCGGGCTGCGCCACCGGCATCCAGCATGACGGCGTGACCTACGATGCCCTGGCCGCCGCGCTGACCCGAACGGTCGATCTCTATCGCCAGCCCGAGGTCTGGCAGAAGATCCAGAAGAATGCGATGAAGTGCGACTTTTCCTGGAAGGCAAGCGGCAAGGCCTATGCCGACCTCTATCGTTCGCTGATCGCATGATCCCGCTCGGCGCGAGGGTTCGGGAAGGCACCACGCGTTTTGCGGTGCGCTCTCCGAGGGCCGAACGTGTCTGGCTGTGCCTGTTCACAGGCCGCAGCGAAACCCGCCATGAAATGGCGCGCGATGGCGAAGTCTGGACGCTCGAATTGCCGGAAGACCTGTCCGGCGCGCGCTATGGCTACCGTGCCGCAGGAAAGTGGGCGCCGGAGCAGGGCTGCTGGTTCGATCCTGCCAAGCTGCTGGTCGATCCTTATGCCGTGGAACTGGACCGCCGCTTCCGTCAGGATCCGCGTCTGGCTGCTTTCGGCAAGGATACCGCCGCCATCGTTCCCAAGGCGCGCGTTCCCGCGAGCCAGCCATCCGTGCCGGTCGAGACGCCGCGCTTCGCCGCCGGCGGACTGGTTTACGAAATTAATGTGCGCGCCTTCACGATGCGCCATCCCGACGTACCCCGGCGCCTGCGCGGGACCGTGGCGGCGCTGGCGCATCCGGCGGTAGTGGCACACCTGAAAAAGCTCCATGTCACGGCTGTCGAACTGATGCCGGTAGTGGCGTGGATCGACGAGCGGCACTTGCCGCCGCTCGGCCTCGTGAACGCCTGGGGCTACAACCCCGTAGCCATGATGGCGCTCGATCCCGGCCTGTGTCCCGGTGGCGTGGCCGAACTGCGTAAGACAGTCGCGGCGCTTCATGCCGAGGGGATCGGCGTCCTGCTCGATCTGGTCTTCAACCATACCGGCGAAAGCGATGTCGAGGGCGGGGTGATCTCGATGCGCGGTCTCGACGATGCCGTCTATGGCCGCGCACCGGATGGCGCGCTGATCAACGATTCCGGCTGCGGCAATACGCTCGACTTCGCCAATCCGGCAGTGCGCCGGATCGCGCTCGATGCCATGCGCCATTTCGTCAGTCAGTGCGGCGTCGACGGTTTTCGCTTCGATCTCGCCCCCATCCTTGCGCGCGGGCCGGGCTTCGATCCCGCCGCGCCGATCTTCGCCGAGATCGAGGACGACCCGCTGCTGTCGAGCCGGGTGCTGATCGCCGAGCCCTGGGATATCGGCCCGGGCGGCTACCAGCTCGCCAATTTTCCGGCGCATTGGCTGGAATGGAACGACCGCTTCCGCGACGACGTCCGCCGGTTCTGGCGCGAGGAGGAGGGCGTGGGCAAGCTGGCCACCCGGCTGGCAGGGTCTTCCGACATCTTCGGGCCGCACTGGCCCCATGCCGATTGCCGCTCGGTCAACTTTCTTGCCGCGCACGACGGCTTCACGCTGGCGGACACGGTTTCCTACGCGCACCGCCACAACGAGGCCAACGGCGAGGAGAACCGGGACGGGCACGGCGAGAATTACAGCTGGAACAACGGCGCCGAAGGTCCGACGGACGATCCCCACGTGCTGGCAAGGCGCGCCCATGACCTGCGCGCGCTTCTCGGTACGCTGTTCGCCTCGACCGGGACGATCATGCTGACGGCGGGCGACGAATTCGGCCGCACCCAGCAGGGCAACAATAACGCCTATTGCCAGGACAACGAAATCGGCTGGATCGACTGGGAAAGCCGCGATCTCGCTCTGGAGGATCATGTCGCCCGGCTCTCGCTGGTCCGGGCGAAGCGGCGCGCGTGGTTTGCGCGCTTTCCCGATACGGTCGCATGGCACAGGCTCGACGGCGAGCCCAAGTCCGTGGCCGACTGGGAGAACCCGCATAGCGAAGGGTTCGTCTACGAAGCGCGCGAACAGGACGGCGGCATTCGCGTGGAGGTGCGCCGCCATGATCGCGAAGTGCGCCTCGCCGCGATCTGAATCGGCCTGATCGGCACTCTACGCTTGCCATTCGGGCGCTTTGCCGCAATGAGCCGCATCCGCCCGGGGGGGCATCGAGCATCTGGCTACTTGCCAAACGGCGCTGCTGCGCTGCACAATGGGGTGATCATGCGAATTGCCGTCATCGACGAAAGCGCCGCGCGCGCCTCGATCATCCAGGAGGGGCTGGTCGCCCTGGATGATTGCGAGATCTTTGTCCTGACGGAGCGCCGGGGCCTGCTGGCGCGGATCGGCGAGATCAATCCCGACATCGTCCTCATGGACCTCGGCAACCCCTCGCGCGACGTGCTGGAAGAGTATTTCTCGGTGAGCAGGGCGCTCGACCGGCCGATCGCGATGTTCGTCGACGAGTCGGACGACGAATCCATTGCCGCTTCGGTGGAGGCAGGCGTCTCGTCCTACGTCGTCGACGGCCTGGCGCCCAACCGTATTCGGCCGATCCTCGATCTGGCAATCACGCGCTTCAATGCCTTTTCGCGCCTTCAGAACGACCTCGCCGCGGCCAAGGGCAAGCTGGCCGAACGCGAAACCATCGATGCGGCGAAGCGCATTCTGATGAACAGCAGGGGCTTGCCCGAACCGAAGGCCTATGCAGAACTGCGCAAGGCGGCGATGAACCAGGGCAAGCGCATAGTCGATATCGCCGAGGCCATTGTGACGGCCGACCGGCTGATGGGGGATCATTGACGTGAGTACCGAGCTGACCGTCGGCTTCCTGCCTCTGGTGGATGCGTGTCTGCCGATTCTGGCAAAGGAACATGGCTTTGCCGAGGAAGAGGGCGTCACGCTTTCGCTGGTGAAGGACATGAGCTGGGCGACCGTGCTCGATCGTCTGCTTTATGGCCACAGCGATGCCGCGCATCTCGTCGCTCCGCTGGCGATTGCCGCGACGCTGGGCCGCGGGCGTCCGGCGCAATCGCTTTCGGTGCCCTTTGTCCTCGGCCTCAACGGCAATGCCGTGACCTTGCGGCCCGAGATCGCCCGGATGGTCCGGCCTGAAGGGCAGATCGGCGATGCGGCCGAAGTGGGCGCGGCGCTCAAGACAATCGCCCAGGAACGCAAGGCCGCCGGCAAGCCGCTGACTTTCGGTGTCGTCCATCGCTATTCCAGCCATAACTACATGCTGCGTTACTGGCTGGCGGGCTGCGGCATCCGGCCCGACATCGACGTCGACATCACAACGGTTCCGCCGCCCTTTTGTGCCGATGCGCTCAAGCAGGGGGAAGTCGACGGAATTTGCGTGGGCGAGCCGTGGAATTCGGTTGCGGTCGAACAGGGCGCCGGCGAGATCGTGCTATCCACCGCGCAGATCTGGCGGCGGGGCGTGGAGAAGGTGCTGGCCCTGCGCGAGCAGGTTCTCGACGAGAAGCGCGAGGGCGTGCAGCGCCTGATCCGCGCCTTGTGCAAGGCCGGTGCGCACTTCGTCGATCCGGTCAACTGGGAGCTCAATGCCGAGATTCTCGCGCGTCCGGAATATCTCGACGGATCGGCCGAACTGATCCGCCGCGCGATCTCGGACCAGTTGCTGATCGCGCGCGGGGGCGCCCTGATCCACTATCCCGATTTCATGTTCCAGTATCGCGAGGCGGCGAACTTCCCCTGGGTCAGCCAGGCGGAGTGGCTCTACACCCAGATGGTACGCTGGGATAACGTGCCTTTCGATGCGCAGGATGCGCAAAGGGCGGCCCGCGTGTTCCGCCCCGACGTTTACCGCAGTGCACTCTTGGGTACGGGTGAGCCGCTGCCAGGAGCCAGTTCGAAGGTCGAGGGCAGCATCGAGACGTCCATGGTGGTTGGTACCCAGCAGGGCGCTATCCAGTTGGAACCGAACAGGTTTTTTGATGGCGAAGTGTTCGATCCGAGCGACATCGAGGGCTATCTGTCCCGGCTTCCCTGAGCGGAAATTCGTTGTGCGGTGCAAAAAGGCCTTTACGCGAGCGGGGCGAATCGCTTAAACATCAAGTCACGCAGAAAGGTCAGCTCCCAAGGACGGGAGCATCGCAAGATCGGACTGCGGGTATCAGAAATCAGTGGCAACGCAGCCGCCCGATGTAACCCTGCTTGGGTTCGCGTCGAGGCGGTTTTTTGCGTTTGCCTGATGTACTTGGGGATTTGTTCGGATGAGCATGAAGCGGGGGTTCGGGTTTACACGTCGCGCTGCAGTTATCGCGCTGATGGCCAGCGTGGCGCTGGCCGGGTGCGGCAGCAAGAGCGAGGCTCCGTCGGGCGATGCGGTGAAAGCTGCAGCGGCACCGGGCGGCATCGAGAAGCCGGTGCTCAAGCTCGGTTTCATCAAGCTCACGGACATGGCCCCGCTCGCCATCGCCAAGGAGAAGGGCTTCTTCGCCGAGGAAGGCCTCAACGTCACGCTCGAGCCGCAGGCGAACTGGAAGGTTCTGCTCGACGGTGTGATCGGCGGACAGCTTGACGGCGCCCACATGCTGGCCGGTCAGCCTATCGCCGCCACCATCGGATATGGCACCAAGGCCGACCTGATCGCCCCCCTCAGCCTCGATCTCAACGGCAATGCCATTACCGTTTCCAACAAGGTCTGGGACATGGTCAAGCCAAGCCTTCCGATGGAAGGCGGCAAGCCCAAGCACCCGATTTCGGCTTCGGTCCTCCAGCCGGTCGTCGCCAGCTTCAAGCAGCAGGGCAAGCCCTTCAACATGGGCATGGTCTTCCCGGTTTCGACCCACAACTACGAGCTGCGCTACTGGCTTGCCGCCGGCGGCCTGAACCCGGGCTTTTACACGCCCGGCGATGTCGGCGGCACGGTCGACGCGGACGTCCAGCTCTCGGTTACCCCGCCGCCGCAGATGCCTGCCACGCTCGAGGCCGGCACCATCGAAGGCTATTGCGTGGGCGAGCCGTGGAACCAGGCGGCGGTGCAGAAGAAGATCGGCGTGCCGATCATCACCGACAACGAAGTCTGGCATGACAACCCCGAGAAGGTCTTCGGCCTGCGCAAGGATTTCGCCGAGAAGTATCCGGGCACGACCGCAGCCATGCTGCGTGCAATCATCAAGGCGCAGCAGTGGCTCGATGCCGATGGCGGCAAGAACCGCGCCGAGGCGGTGAAGATCCTCTCGCAGCCCAACTATGTGGGCGCTGACGAGAAGGTGATCGCCGCATCGATGACCGGCAAGTTCACGTTCGAGCCGGGCGATACCCGCGATGCGCCGGGCTTCAACATCTTCTTCGACAAGAACGCCGGCTATCCGTTCTATTCGGACGCGATCTGGTATCTGACGCAGATGCGCCGCTGGGGCCAGATCCCCGAGGATCACGATGACCAGTGGTACATCGACCAGGCCAAGGCCGTCTATCGTCCCGACCTCTATCTGGCAGCTGCCAAGGGCCTTGCCGAAAAGGGCGTGATCCCTGCCGATGCGATCCCCGAAACCGACGGTTTCAAGCCGGTCGACAACGGCTTCATGGATCACATCCCCTACGATGGCCACAAGCCGAATGCTTATATCCAGTCGCTCAAGATCGGTCTGAAGAAGGGCCAGAAGGTGACGGCTTCCGGCGTGACCGGCGGCTGACACCCAAGCTAATCCGAGGAGAATTTCGATGGCAACCGCCTTTGCCGATGTAGAGCCGAAGGGAATGGCTCAGGCCCAGTCGGAGAACGCCGTGACCCAAGCTGCAACCGAGCCGGCTGCGTCCGAAAGCAAGGCCGAAAAGGCCGCGCCGGCGGCAGTCCTGGCCAAGGTGCAGGACGTCATTGCGAAATTCGGCAAGGGGCTGATTGCCCCGATCCTCGGAATCGCCGCATTCCTTGCCATCTGGGCGGCTCTCGCCCCGCAGGTCGACACCTCGCTCGGCGCGCTTCCTGGCCCCTTGGAAGTCGCCGAGCAGGGTGTTGCCCTGTACGATGAATGGCAGGCAGCGAATGTCGCCAAGGCCGAGTTCTACGAGGCGCAGGAAGGCCGCATCGCGGCGGGAACCCAGGCTGTGGCCTTTAACTATGCCGGCCCGCCGACCTTTCTCGACCAGGTGCTGACCTCGCTCAAGACGGTCGCGCTCGGGTTCATCCTGGCCACGGTGTTCGCCGTGCCCATCGGCCTTGCCGCGGGCCTTTCGCCGATGTTCAACGCCGCGATCAATCCGCTGGTGCAGATCATGAAGCCGGTCAGCCCGCTCGCCTGGCTGCCGATCGTGACCATGGTCGTCTCGGCGACGGTTTCCAGCGCCGACCCGATGCTGGCCAAGAGCTTCGTCATCTCGGCCATTGTCGTTATGCTCTGCTCGCTGTGGCCGACGCTGATCAATACCGCCATCGGCAGTGCCTCGATAGACAAGGACCTGCTCAACGTCGGCCGCGTGCTCAAGCTCGGCTGGTTCGCGAAGCTGACCCGCCTCGTCCTGCCCAGCTCGCTTCCCTACATCTTCACCGGCATGCGCCTCTCGCTGGGCGTGGGCTGGATGGTGCTGATCGCCGCGGAAATGCTCGCCCAGAACCCTGGCCTCGGCAAGTTCGTGTGGGATGAGTTCCAGAACGGTTCCA
Coding sequences within:
- a CDS encoding ANTAR domain-containing response regulator, with translation MRIAVIDESAARASIIQEGLVALDDCEIFVLTERRGLLARIGEINPDIVLMDLGNPSRDVLEEYFSVSRALDRPIAMFVDESDDESIAASVEAGVSSYVVDGLAPNRIRPILDLAITRFNAFSRLQNDLAAAKGKLAERETIDAAKRILMNSRGLPEPKAYAELRKAAMNQGKRIVDIAEAIVTADRLMGDH
- the glgX gene encoding glycogen debranching protein GlgX; its protein translation is MIPLGARVREGTTRFAVRSPRAERVWLCLFTGRSETRHEMARDGEVWTLELPEDLSGARYGYRAAGKWAPEQGCWFDPAKLLVDPYAVELDRRFRQDPRLAAFGKDTAAIVPKARVPASQPSVPVETPRFAAGGLVYEINVRAFTMRHPDVPRRLRGTVAALAHPAVVAHLKKLHVTAVELMPVVAWIDERHLPPLGLVNAWGYNPVAMMALDPGLCPGGVAELRKTVAALHAEGIGVLLDLVFNHTGESDVEGGVISMRGLDDAVYGRAPDGALINDSGCGNTLDFANPAVRRIALDAMRHFVSQCGVDGFRFDLAPILARGPGFDPAAPIFAEIEDDPLLSSRVLIAEPWDIGPGGYQLANFPAHWLEWNDRFRDDVRRFWREEEGVGKLATRLAGSSDIFGPHWPHADCRSVNFLAAHDGFTLADTVSYAHRHNEANGEENRDGHGENYSWNNGAEGPTDDPHVLARRAHDLRALLGTLFASTGTIMLTAGDEFGRTQQGNNNAYCQDNEIGWIDWESRDLALEDHVARLSLVRAKRRAWFARFPDTVAWHRLDGEPKSVADWENPHSEGFVYEAREQDGGIRVEVRRHDREVRLAAI
- the glgC gene encoding glucose-1-phosphate adenylyltransferase yields the protein MRSPIGQPLARDAMAYVLAGGRGSRLAELTDNRAKPAVYFGGKTRIIDFALSNAINSGIRRIGVATQYKAHSLIRHMQRAWNFMRPERNESFDILPASQRISEMLWYEGTADAVFQNIDIIAAHGPKYMVILAGDHVYKMDYELMLQQHVNSGADVTVGCLVVPRMEATGFGVMHVDKDDCITAFVEKPADPPGIPGQEDMALASMGIYVFETEFLFDQLRRDADDPNSKRDFGGDIIPYIVKHGKAQAHRFTNSCIRAAEEIEEYWRDVGTVDAYFEANLDLTDTVPKLDMYDRDWPIWSDAVVAAPAKFVHDEEGRRGMAISSLISNDCIVSGATARRSLLFTGVKMGSYSSVDEAVILPYCNIGRKARLSRVIIDSGVRIPEGLVVGEDPVLDGRRFRRTENGVCLITKPMIDRLEQ
- a CDS encoding ABC transporter permease is translated as MATAFADVEPKGMAQAQSENAVTQAATEPAASESKAEKAAPAAVLAKVQDVIAKFGKGLIAPILGIAAFLAIWAALAPQVDTSLGALPGPLEVAEQGVALYDEWQAANVAKAEFYEAQEGRIAAGTQAVAFNYAGPPTFLDQVLTSLKTVALGFILATVFAVPIGLAAGLSPMFNAAINPLVQIMKPVSPLAWLPIVTMVVSATVSSADPMLAKSFVISAIVVMLCSLWPTLINTAIGSASIDKDLLNVGRVLKLGWFAKLTRLVLPSSLPYIFTGMRLSLGVGWMVLIAAEMLAQNPGLGKFVWDEFQNGSSQSLARIMFAVIVIGLIGFLLDRIMMMLQSLANRNHTI
- the glgA gene encoding glycogen synthase GlgA, with product MTLKVLSVASEAVPLIKTGGLADVAGALPGAVADHDVAMTTLLPGYPSVLKALARARAVHQWDSLLGSPARLLSGKIGAKGAEHPLLVLDAPELFTRDGAPYSDVSGKDWSDNWRRFAALGRAAADIAGGAMIRRGKPQGFDLVHAHDWQAAMACAYLRFAPYGVARIPSVVTIHNMAFQGWFGREIFAQLGLPPKAWTMDGVEYHGGVGMLKAGLASADAVTTVSPTYAREIRSGTFGMGLEGLIIARGNAVSGILNGIDTDVWNPATDKALASTFTARTLERRMANKRALEADFDLDEDDGPLFIVVSRLTWQKGMDVLPEVLDHLVGIGGRLALLGSADPHIEHQLFEGAARHPGRIGIRIGYDEDLSHRMQGGGDAILVPSRFEPCGLTQLYGLAYGCIPVVSRTGGLADTVIDANPAALAAGCATGIQHDGVTYDALAAALTRTVDLYRQPEVWQKIQKNAMKCDFSWKASGKAYADLYRSLIA
- a CDS encoding CmpA/NrtA family ABC transporter substrate-binding protein codes for the protein MSMKRGFGFTRRAAVIALMASVALAGCGSKSEAPSGDAVKAAAAPGGIEKPVLKLGFIKLTDMAPLAIAKEKGFFAEEGLNVTLEPQANWKVLLDGVIGGQLDGAHMLAGQPIAATIGYGTKADLIAPLSLDLNGNAITVSNKVWDMVKPSLPMEGGKPKHPISASVLQPVVASFKQQGKPFNMGMVFPVSTHNYELRYWLAAGGLNPGFYTPGDVGGTVDADVQLSVTPPPQMPATLEAGTIEGYCVGEPWNQAAVQKKIGVPIITDNEVWHDNPEKVFGLRKDFAEKYPGTTAAMLRAIIKAQQWLDADGGKNRAEAVKILSQPNYVGADEKVIAASMTGKFTFEPGDTRDAPGFNIFFDKNAGYPFYSDAIWYLTQMRRWGQIPEDHDDQWYIDQAKAVYRPDLYLAAAKGLAEKGVIPADAIPETDGFKPVDNGFMDHIPYDGHKPNAYIQSLKIGLKKGQKVTASGVTGG
- a CDS encoding CmpA/NrtA family ABC transporter substrate-binding protein, producing the protein MSTELTVGFLPLVDACLPILAKEHGFAEEEGVTLSLVKDMSWATVLDRLLYGHSDAAHLVAPLAIAATLGRGRPAQSLSVPFVLGLNGNAVTLRPEIARMVRPEGQIGDAAEVGAALKTIAQERKAAGKPLTFGVVHRYSSHNYMLRYWLAGCGIRPDIDVDITTVPPPFCADALKQGEVDGICVGEPWNSVAVEQGAGEIVLSTAQIWRRGVEKVLALREQVLDEKREGVQRLIRALCKAGAHFVDPVNWELNAEILARPEYLDGSAELIRRAISDQLLIARGGALIHYPDFMFQYREAANFPWVSQAEWLYTQMVRWDNVPFDAQDAQRAARVFRPDVYRSALLGTGEPLPGASSKVEGSIETSMVVGTQQGAIQLEPNRFFDGEVFDPSDIEGYLSRLP